One Catharus ustulatus isolate bCatUst1 chromosome 2, bCatUst1.pri.v2, whole genome shotgun sequence genomic window carries:
- the RCBTB1 gene encoding RCC1 and BTB domain-containing protein 1: MTHSSIMVDVGKWPIFTLLSPQEIASIRKACVFGTSANEAIYITHNDEVFVFGLNCSNCLGTGDNQSTIVPKKLEALCGKKISSLSYGSGPHVVLCTEDGEVYAWGHNGYSQLGNGTTNQGITPVQVCTNLLIKKVVEVACGSHHSMALSLDGDLYAWGYNNCGQVGSGSTANQPTPRRVSNCLQGKIVVGIACGQTSSMAVVNNGEVYGWGYNGNGQLGLGNNGNQLTPCRVAALHSVCVLQIACGYAHTLALTDEGLLYAWGANTYGQLGTGNKSNQLSPVQIMMEKERVVEIAACHSAHTSAAKTQSGQVYMWGQCRGQSVTFPHLTHFACTDDVFACFATPAVMWRLLSVEHEDFLTVAESLKKEFDSPETSDLKFRVDGKYIHVHKAVLKIRCEHFRTMFQSYWNEDMKEVIEIDQFSYPVYRAFLEYLYTDSVDLPPEDAIGLLDLATSYCENRLKKLCQHIIKRGITVENAFSLLSAAVRYDAEDLEEFCFKFCVNHLTEVTQTTAFWQMDGPLLKEFIAKASKCGAFKN; encoded by the exons ATGACACACAGCAGCATCATGGTGGATGTAGGCAAATGGCCAATATTTACCTTGCTGTCCCCCCAAGAAATCGCTTCCATACGGAAAGCGTGTGTGTTCGGAACGTCGGCCAATGAAGCCATTTACATCACGCACAACGACGAG gtatTTGTTTTTGGACTGAATTGCAGTAATTGTTTGGGAACTGGAGATAATCAGAGCACAATAGTACCAAAGAAATTAGAAGCCTTATGTGGAAAGAAGATCTCCAGTCTCAGTTATGGAAGTGGACCCCATGTTGTTCTTTGTACCGAAG atgGTGAAGTGTATGCTTGGGGACATAATGGTTACAGCCAACTTGGAAATGGCACAACCAATCAGGGCATTACTCCTGTTCAAGTTTGCACAAATCTGTTAATAAAGAAAGTGGTGGAAGTAGCTTGTGGCTCTCATCATTCCATGGCGCTCTCATTGGATGGGGAT CTGTATGCTTGGGGCTACAATAACTGTGGTCAAGTTGGATCTGGATCTACAGCCAACCAACCAACTCCTCGCAGAGTTTCCAACTGCTTGCAGGGCAAAATTGTGGTTGGCATTGCTTGTGGCCAGACCTCCTCCATGGCTGTAGTAAACAATGGTGAG GTTTATGGCTGGGGTTACAATGGCAACGGCCAACTCGGCCTGGGGAACAACGGGAACCAGCTGACACCGTGCAGAGTGGCAGCGCTGCACAGCGTCTGTGTGCTCCAG ATTGCCTGTGGCTATGCACACACTCTAGCACTAACAGATGAGGGCTTGCTCTATGCCTGGGGAGCTAACACTTACGGGCAGCTGGGGACTGGCAATAAAAGTAACCAGCTCAGCCCCGTGCAGATCAtgatggaaaaagaaag AGTTGTGGAGATCGCCGCGTGCCACTCTGCGCACACATCAGCGGCCAAGACCCAGAGTGGCCAGGTGTACATGTGGGGGCAGTGCCGGGGCCAGTCCGTGACCTTCCCCCACCTCACCCACTTCGCCTGCACTGACGATGTGTTCGCCTGCTTCGCCACCCCTGCTGTCATGTGGCGCCTGCTCTCCGTAG AGCACGAAGACTTTTTAACTGTAGCAGAGTCTCTGAAGAAAGAGTTTGACAGCCCAGAAACCTCAGACCTGAAGTTCCGTGTGGATGGAAAGTACATCCATGTCCACAAAGCTGTTCTGAAAATCAG GTGTGAACACTTCAGAACCATGTTCCAGTCATACTGGAACGAGGATATGAAGGAGGTGATAGAAATAGACCAGTTTTCCTACCCTGTGTATCGTGCCTTTCTCGAGTACTTGTACACGGACAGTGTGGACCTCCCGCCTGAAGATGCAATAG GGCTTTTGGACTTGGCTACTTCATACTGtgaaaacagactgaaaaaactGTGTCAGCACATTATCAAGAGAGGAATTACtgtggaaaatgcattttcattgctctctgctgctgtcagatATGATGCAGAG gaCTTAGAGGAATTCTGCTTTAAGTTTTGTGTCAATCACTTGACGGAAGTGACACAAACTACAGCATTTTGGCAAATGGATGGTCCCCTGTTAAAGGAATTCATTGCAAAAGCCAGTAAATGTGGAGCCtttaagaactga